The Halarchaeum grantii nucleotide sequence ACCGGCGACCCCGGGAACACGACGGCGTTCGACCTCTCCACGGAGAAACCCGCGAAACTCAAGCCCGCCGACGGGCGCTCCGTGAAGCGCGCGAACGTCGACATCATGCCCGACGAGGACCCGAACGAGTTCGACCCGTACGCGACGTCGACGCTCACGGTCGTCGTGAAGAAACCGCCCGAGGGCGCGGACGCGAGCGAGTGGGTGGCCCCGAGCGACGTCGACCCCGGGAACTACTCCGTCTACTTCGGGTCGAAGGACTACCTCGCCGGGCAGAACGGCGCCTCCCCGCAGAAGCACTTCCGGCAGGACGGCGACCTCTACCTCCAGTACAAGACGAAGAGCGCGCAGTTTTCCCTCGACTCCGCCTACGGCTACCTCGTCGGAAAGACGGGGTCGAACACGTGGTTCCGGGGGCGCGACACCGTCCGGCCGGGCGGCTTCGACAACACCGAGCGCGAGCCCTCACAGCTCGTCGTCACCGACATGAACGTCGACCCCGAGGGCGGCGACCGCGAGCACCTCGCCTCGGAGTACGTCGAGTTCACGAACGACGGCGACGACCCCCTCGACATGACCGGCTACACCGTCGTCGACGCCGAGGGCTGGGAGTTCCACCTGCCCGACGGCTTCACGCTCGAAGCGGGCGCGTCGGTCCGCCTGCACACCGGCGAGGGCCAGTGGAACGAGGACGACCTCTACTGGGGTCTCGACACCCCCGTCTGGGGGAACGACGGCGACACGATTCGCGTCCTCGACGCCGAGGACGAGGCCGTCCTCGAGTACGGCTACCCGCGGACCTGACGACTCCGGCGGGACGAGGAGTGACGCGTCAGGCGACCGCCCGAACGACCACGTACGTCCGGTTCTCGTACCGGACGCAGTCGTCCCAGAAATCGTAGGCGCTCCGGTTCTCGGGGAGCGTGCCGTTCTCGACGGCGCGGGCGACGACGGACCGCTGGCGCTCAGTGAGGGTTTCGTAGGCGACGACGTCCGAGCAGTGGCTCTCGTTTATCGCGTCCGTGAACGCGTGCGTCTCGCTCGGATTCGACTGGTCGCCGAGCGGCGCGACGCCGAAGGCGAGGAGGGCGACGGAGACACCGACGAGGAGGACGGCGACGAGGAGAGCCCACTGGTGGCGCTGCACGCTCGAAGTCGTCGCTCGGCTTACAAGTGTCTTATCCCGACGTTAGCCGTCCCTCTCGGACCCGGCGACGCCGACCTCGGCGCGCGGCGGGACGTAGAGGCTGAGCGTCTCCAGCGCCCCCTCGTCGCTCGCGCGCACCTCGTGCGTCTCGCCCGCCTCCACGACGAGCAGGTCGCCTTCCTCGACGTCGAGCGGCTCGCCCGCGACGACGACGCTCCCCGACCCCGAGATGACGTAGAGCCACTGGTCGCTCCCCGCGTGAGCGTTCGTCGGCCCGCCCGTCGCCTCGCCCGCGTCGAGCGTCATCACTGCGGCCTGCGCGTCCTCGGTCTCCATCAGCACGTCGAACCAGCGCTCGGACTCGACTCGCGTTCGCTTCACGCGCGCCGCTTCGCACGCCGGGGCGTGAACGCTTGCGGTCGACTCGGACCGCCGCCGAGGAGGGCACCCGCCTCAGCGGCGGCGGAGGAGGAGGGCGGCGGCCGCCGCGACGAGTACCGCCCCGACACCGGGAGCGGGCGACCCACCGCTCGTCGTCTCGCCCGCCGCCACCGTCGTGCTCGACGGACTCGTCGCCGTCTCGACGGGGGCGGCCGTCGGCGTCGGCGTCGCTTCCGAGGGCGCGCCGCCGACGGCGAAGACGGAGAACCCGGGCGTCGTCGCGGCGTACGCGTCGCCGCCGCGAGACGCCGTCGGGAGCGGGTCCCACGTCCCGCCGTGGTAGCGGTAGAGCGTGACGTCCGCGGGCGCGACGCCGTCCGGGAGCGCGCGGTCGGCGACGGTGAAGTGGAGCGTCGCCGAGCGCACGGCCGCATCCCCGGCGTCCGCCTCGACGCCGAAGTAGCGCACCGCCCGGGAGCGGTCGAGCGCGGGCGTCCCGCTCGGTGCCGAGCCGGTCGGCCTCGCAACCGTCACGGTGACGCGCGACGCGTTCCCGGTCAGCGAGAGCGTCGCCCCGGTGACGCCGACGCCGTCCGACGTGGCGTCCGTGAGCGTGACGGTCGCCGTCCCGTTCCGCACGGGCGCCGAGACCACGACCGTCGTGCCGTTCGACGACGCGGTCGTCTCGGTCCGCGTCGTCGTAGTCGTCGTGGTCGGGGCCGTCGTGGTGGTCGTGCCGGCGCTCCCGCCGCCGGCGAAGCCCCCGCCACCGCCGCCTCCGCCGCCGCCACCGTCATTACTGGTGGTGGTGGTCGTGGCTCGCGCTTGGACGGAGACCGTGGTCGACGCGCTCGCCGTCTGCCCGCGGGTGTCGACGACGGTGACGCGCGGGTGGGCGGTCGCCGCCGACGCGTAGGCGTGCGTGATCGTCGCCTCGGACGCGTTCGTCGTCCGCTCGATCGTGCCGTCACCGTCGACGTCCCAGCGGTACTCGGCGATGCCCTGCGTGTCCGTTGCGTCGGCCGCCGAGAGCGTCACCGACTCGCCCACCCGTGGGGTCGACGGGGTCGCGGTGAGCGCCGCCGTCGGCGCCAGGTCCACGACCTCGATCGCCGTCTCGTTCGAGACCGTGTGCCCGCCGGTGTCCGTCACCGAGTGAGTCAGCGCGTACGTCCCGAGGGCGTCGTAGGCGTGCGTGACGACGGTGCCGTTCGCCGTCGTACCGTCACCGAAGCGCCACGTCGAGTTCGCGACGCCGAGGTTGTCCCACGAGGTGTCGGCGTACGCGAGCGTTTCGCCCACCTCGACGGGCCCCGATTCGTTCAGCGCGAACCGGGGCTCGGGCGGGACGTCGTGCACCTCGAAGGCGTCGAACGTCGTCGACGTCATCGCGTTCCCGCCGGCGTCGACGGCGCGCACCGCGAGGCTGACGTTCCCGTCGTCGCCCGTGGTGTTCAACGCGACGGCGTACCGGTGGACGTCCCCCGCTTCGGTGGCGTCGAGTAGCGTGGCGTTCTCCCACTCGCTCGCGTCGCCGTCGAACGGCGTCGTCGTCGCGCTCGCGTTCGCGTGCGCCACCGTGAACGCCGAGAGCGAGGCGTTGTCGACGACGCTGACCGAGACGACGGTCGAGCCGTTCGGCGCGTCGCTCGTCGCGTCGAGGCGCTCGACGTCCACCTGCCGGAGCTGTGGCGGGACGACGTCCGCCGACTCCTCATAGGTCACCTCGTACGTCGAGACGGTTCGCGAGGACTGCGCGAGCGCGTCGTTGCGCGCGTTCACCCGAATCGCGACCGTCGTCCCGTCGTCCGTCGGCACCTCGAGCGTCGGCGTCCCCGTCGTGTTGTTGACGCGCGTCTCGCTCCCGTTCACTCGGACGCGAACGGTGTCGTTCGCCGCGTCGCGATACGGCGTCCCGACGCCACTGTAGGCACTCTGCGTCGCCTGCGGTACGAGCGTCACGGTGCCGTCCGCGCCCCACGCCGTGTACGTGCCGGTGAACGGCTGTCGGAGGACCGACTGCTCGGCCGCCGTCCCGTACGCGGGGAGCGCGAGCGCGCGCGGTCCGACCCGCCACGAGCTGTCGGCGCCGGTCGCGACCACGCCGAGCGCGGCGCCCGCCGTCCGGTACACCGATTGCACTCGCCGGTCGCCGAGCGACCCGGCCTCGAGCGTCCGGCCGTACGCGTCGCGGTACGCGACGTCGTAGGTCGTCCCGGCCTCGGCACGCGCGTACGTGACGTTCGTCCGCGCGAGGTCGGATTCGCGCACCGTCCACGTGTTCGCGCCGCTGATCCCGGACGCGGTTCGCTGCAGGTAGTAGACGCCCGCGGCGTCGAGGCTCGCGTCCGCGTTCGTCCCGAGGAACCACGTCGGCTCGACGGAGAGGTCGGTGGCGTTGCTCGCGTAGACCGTGCTCGCGCCGTCCGTCCCCGTCGCCGCGCTCACCGAGTAGGCGTACGCGTCGCCGTCGCCGTCCGTCTCCACTTCGGTCGCGGCGACGCGCGTGTAGCGCCCGCGCGTCGACGTGTTCGCGACGGCGACGCGCTGTGCGTACGTGTCGTCCTCGTCGAGCGTGACCGTCGTGTTCCCGTCGATCGCCACGGTTCGCCGCGTAATGACCGGGTTCCCCCCGCTCTCGCTCACGCCTGCCGAGAGCGCGGTGTACGTCCCGTTCGTTAGCAGGTAGCGCGTGACCGTTCCGTCCGAGAAGCCTATCCGGTCGAAGAGCGCGACCGAGTGCGGGCGCTGGAACGGCCCGTTCCGCTCGGGGTAGAGGAGGACGGGGTCGTCCGTGACGTTCGTCCCGCCCATCCCGTGCTTCTCCACCGTGACCGCGTACGCGCGGGCGAAGCCGAAGACCCCGGTCGCGTCGCTCGCGTCGAACGAGACG carries:
- a CDS encoding S8 family serine peptidase; translated protein: MRRRSLAALAALAVVLVVASAAAPAAAHASLDAPVPDEAGTAPALDALGASDANTSTVTRTPSAASFEGTVTNVTLVTGQTVHAVTRNGTTRYYTDAATTTYTLRTPRGTYVVPAGVDFETFDPTLFNVDLLRAQGYDDANSTSIPVIVRDADGTGDARRSGEPSAASTDALDSVRGLETERRLGIIGAASTRVAKADAASVAERLRNDGDVAHVTLDVRYHAANAEADRIVDGERARADYGVSGAGVTVAVIDSGIDQTHPDLDEGKVVGEYDLVDGEAPAADETGHGTHVAATIAGSGEASNGTQAGIAPNASLVDVRVFGTGGAPTSRVVAGIEAAVNDSATDIVSMSLGGPAYMLRSNDPYTDAIEAATGEGIPVVVAAGNDGEYLSVQSPGVVADAITVGATDNDGSVASFSSRGPTPRGYYVKPDVVAPGSRVVSANAFYEDGLDYVEKSGTSMATPVTSGVVALVLSKNPALTPREVKSRLVSTADPLGDADAYVQGAGRVNATDALEAVGVNASDDPDPDIVVSPGSTDVGRYTSNTTANATLTVANYGESNATLAMNASLRNVVNPGEGDASVSLNRSTLALAPGERANVTATVRTGSVVGAYAGRVSFDASDATGVFGFARAYAVTVEKHGMGGTNVTDDPVLLYPERNGPFQRPHSVALFDRIGFSDGTVTRYLLTNGTYTALSAGVSESGGNPVITRRTVAIDGNTTVTLDEDDTYAQRVAVANTSTRGRYTRVAATEVETDGDGDAYAYSVSAATGTDGASTVYASNATDLSVEPTWFLGTNADASLDAAGVYYLQRTASGISGANTWTVRESDLARTNVTYARAEAGTTYDVAYRDAYGRTLEAGSLGDRRVQSVYRTAGAALGVVATGADSSWRVGPRALALPAYGTAAEQSVLRQPFTGTYTAWGADGTVTLVPQATQSAYSGVGTPYRDAANDTVRVRVNGSETRVNNTTGTPTLEVPTDDGTTVAIRVNARNDALAQSSRTVSTYEVTYEESADVVPPQLRQVDVERLDATSDAPNGSTVVSVSVVDNASLSAFTVAHANASATTTPFDGDASEWENATLLDATEAGDVHRYAVALNTTGDDGNVSLAVRAVDAGGNAMTSTTFDAFEVHDVPPEPRFALNESGPVEVGETLAYADTSWDNLGVANSTWRFGDGTTANGTVVTHAYDALGTYALTHSVTDTGGHTVSNETAIEVVDLAPTAALTATPSTPRVGESVTLSAADATDTQGIAEYRWDVDGDGTIERTTNASEATITHAYASAATAHPRVTVVDTRGQTASASTTVSVQARATTTTTSNDGGGGGGGGGGGFAGGGSAGTTTTTAPTTTTTTTRTETTASSNGTTVVVSAPVRNGTATVTLTDATSDGVGVTGATLSLTGNASRVTVTVARPTGSAPSGTPALDRSRAVRYFGVEADAGDAAVRSATLHFTVADRALPDGVAPADVTLYRYHGGTWDPLPTASRGGDAYAATTPGFSVFAVGGAPSEATPTPTAAPVETATSPSSTTVAAGETTSGGSPAPGVGAVLVAAAAALLLRRR
- a CDS encoding lamin tail domain-containing protein; its protein translation is MTEDSDATADDASSLSRREFALGGVGVLALGGAGAYLSTSGRGSSESMYVLQQGYLRWEVDPLSHEDATVEEFYDYQTRSASASPAVDVTSGPAASRVFLYAGPVGTSLVFLHGSPDVDHGGTAFLTFSGLSRSAGEWAVRDDPMGTDDDFEKWEGGNAKVKWQWDANTTDGGAFWGVEDAQTITITPKTLQGVDAWRFLTGDPGNTTAFDLSTEKPAKLKPADGRSVKRANVDIMPDEDPNEFDPYATSTLTVVVKKPPEGADASEWVAPSDVDPGNYSVYFGSKDYLAGQNGASPQKHFRQDGDLYLQYKTKSAQFSLDSAYGYLVGKTGSNTWFRGRDTVRPGGFDNTEREPSQLVVTDMNVDPEGGDREHLASEYVEFTNDGDDPLDMTGYTVVDAEGWEFHLPDGFTLEAGASVRLHTGEGQWNEDDLYWGLDTPVWGNDGDTIRVLDAEDEAVLEYGYPRT
- a CDS encoding cupin domain-containing protein is translated as MKRTRVESERWFDVLMETEDAQAAVMTLDAGEATGGPTNAHAGSDQWLYVISGSGSVVVAGEPLDVEEGDLLVVEAGETHEVRASDEGALETLSLYVPPRAEVGVAGSERDG